AGTGTCATCCACAGACCATGCAGAGCAGTGTACAGCAGCCTGGCGTACCTGTAACTCATGAATACGGTTGTAGAAACCCTGAAACACCATTCTGTAAATCAGCTCCAAGGGGCTGACATGAGGCAGGTCCTCCACTCCACGAGGTTTGTCCTGGAAGGCGGTGGCAGAGGAAGCTCCCCTGGAGTAGACACGGGCCACAGCAATAAGACAAGGCAGCCGCCAGCTTCCATTCCTCTGTATTTTACTCCGGGACAGCCACGCAGCCATGCTGAGGGGAGAATGGCAAATACTACGGGATCCCTTTACAGTCAAGAGACTAGCTGAGCGAGGCGGGGCCATGTCTCACAAAACATTTAACCCTTCCAGCCCCCCTCTCAAGGATCAACCAGGACCTGCCAGGTCCAAAAGCCATTCAACTCATACATGTGtaatgcaaaatgaaatatctgAAGAAGCCATATTTAGTTTGCTGGGTAACTACAGTGAGCAGAAAACTGCAGAAGTCAAATAATATAGACGTAAAATGTTCTttcatttaaactgtattttcttgTAAATCCTAACACGAGATTGTAGACTTTGAGATGCATGATGCTAAAACATGACGAGATTGAACTGCACTATTAATTTCTCTcatcttaaaacacatttgtttactTTGGCTTTCTCTCGATTATATAACTTTTTAGGCTGGAACAAACTTCTTCTTTGAAAGCATATTGTaccttgtttttaaaagtgctatataaataaagtttatctgCTTCTAATGTAAACGTGAGCGATACTCCCACAGTGCACATCCAGGAGAGCCATGTGTTTGCTGCTCAAGTTTTGCAGTTGAAACATTTAATAGTAGAAACACTCATAATGGAAATGGAAGTGCTGAAATGTTAGATGGTGTGTAAGCACTGAAAGCAAGTGTGAaagatgaaagcagctgaagTGTCATTTGACTACATCATTTAAGAATTTGACTTAATGGTGAGAAATAATCAGTGTCACATGCTAGTCTGTCTATTAAAAAACCTGCAAtcaaatctgtgtctgtgaaaacatttttttctagGATAAATAAAGTTCTTTTAACTTTACTGCAGCGCAGGTCATTGGGCAGCGTGAATATGAGCATCTAAAGAGCCTGAAACTTTTGCTTCAACACAGCAGAAAGCTTTTTGGTACCAATCACAGACTGCAGATAGTCTGTGGGATCAAAGCATATTTGTCTTTGTAATACTGTCCCTCAAGTggagatgtaaaaaaaagttactcGTGTTTCTCATATCTCTCTTTATTCAGTAATCAGCCTCCAGACATCTTCCAGTCCTATCATCCTTTTATTTGGGCAACATTGTCTATAGATCCTGCAGGGTCCATTTTGTGCAGCAGAAAGTGTCCTTGTACCTGAGCAGCACTGATCTCAGAGTGAGCGGCTAACGCACGCTCCGCAAACCGCTCTCCCTCCGAAGCAGGTTCCTCAGGGTAAAACCGCCAGAACATCTGGGTGAGCTGCCAGTGTGTGCAGTGGCCAATGTACTGCTTCAGATCCACACGGCCGGGCCGGATCAGCGCTGCGTCTAACCTGTGTGCAGAGAGCTGGGAATCAATGTCACTGAAAATACTTCTTAATGCACGTAAAACTCACCAGTGAAATATCAAGGAACTAGGTAGCCATAGCTTGGGTTGTAATGTGCATTTTAGTTCCCCTCCAGACACTTGAACTCTGtcaaaatactctgctatgattaatattttgtttcacATGGTTTACCCACATAAAAAgcgagaaaaagaaaaactctatAGAGTTTAGAAACAcgtctgaatctgtttttatgacactgtggcggaaacactcagtcatggtgtttactgattatttcactcatgatatcTCTtgcattatataaaaaacatcatatggatgatGACAGGGTTAAAAACTTGGTTTTCATTGGAGGGGgtcttaaaaaatatataaacctATTACAATAACTATTAATAactttttcattgttgttattttgttgcatgtttgttttttatttttactttaaattagttgaaatattttaaagctgcagtatttgatttttggccacttgggacAGCAGCTCAAAACACAACACTTATATTATCTCCTTATTAAGTTTTTATGGTaaacctttgtttgtttacacaacCAGCAGACTTTACCAATCATGTAATTCCAATATTTGCTCTATTTGTCTCCATCAGttcttgagaaaaataaatgctgcACTACAGGAGGTTTCTATCTTTGGGGCAGGTAGTCTACaatgggtttatcagagcttttttctttttaactgaaaacagctgccttcTCTGAGTGGAAATGATGACAGGGTCTGAGActagaaaatcaaaacaaggtCCCAGGATAGACACAAAGCTTCATAGAGCTGAGGAGAACTGCAAAGTTTGGTGATGTGCAACAACGTTTCCTGTAAGTGCTTTCTTTATAAACGTCCTTAAATGTACCTGTCAATGAAGTTGGTGGTCATAAAAACTATTCTGGCCTCAGATGAAGCCACTCCATCCAGAGAGTTTAGGAGACCACTGAAGGTCAGTCTTCCCATTCCCTGGTAGGCCAGAGGGTCTGTGAgggaaagacaaaagacaatgtCTGTCTGAGCAGCCACAGCTTTACAGGGTAGCTCAGTGGAGAATTTTAACTTGTTGATGCATGACTGAAAATATCTGATggttcaaaataaagaaaaatttaaatttctcatcaaattaataacaacaataactaaTTGTTGCAGTTAGCTTCTACAACAAAGCCAAAACcacctttcttcttctacttaCTCTCTGTGGGAAGCAAATCTCGGCTGACAAAGGCTGCATCTACATCCTCCAACAGTATGATGCTTTGCTGCGGTGCCACGCTGAGGAGGTGGTTCAGACGGTCATCAGAAAGGGTTCGGTCACTCAGACTCATCAGACATATGCTGTAGCCCAGCTCGCCTGCCAGCGCCgtgctgaaacacaaacaacaggagATGAAGACGTACAGAACATACggacaaaaaaagggaaagtaaaAGATATCTACGTGATTTAGTCCACCTTTCACTTTTTAAGCAACAGCACACTCACATAAAGCTACTTTTACCGCATCCTGGGGGTCCATAGAGCAGATATCCTCTTCTGTAGGGGATGCctgcaaagacaaagaaaaaaaaaaacatcatcactgtcatgCAGATGAACATCACAGAATCACTGGAAGCTGAAAATGTTACCACACTGCGCTTTTCAAAACAGGCAATTTAACAAATAATTAAACTTACTGTATCATAGGACATATAGTTGCTGTGGTTTTGCACATCCTGGCTGATTAGCTACAGATTGCATAGGTTACATCACTGACACCATTTTCCAAGAACTCAACAATACACAATATTTCAGGCGGCCCCTGGTTTCAGCTTATGCCAGTACTGTATTAAAATCATCTTGCAGATGTGAAGCTTGACTTTCCgatttctttatttcttattcatttgtttatttcaatgtTACAATGTTGTTTCATGTTACTGACGCCTAATACTATTACTTTCTCTTCTTGATTGGTGCATTCAAGTGCACTCTAATGCATCTATGAATAATATTAACTATCATAGTACCAAAACATGAATTATATAACCAGgtaacataaaattaaaatgctcCAAGATAACTTCCATGAATGGATTTGAGTCTTGTTATACTTTACCTCTGTCTGTGTACCACTTGGGGTTTCCAATAAAGTCCTTCACATCGTCTACAATCCTTTCGGCCAAACCAGACTCCAGGACCACAGAGCTGAGGGGTCTGCGTCGCCGTGGAAATCCAAAGGGCCTCCACTCAGCACCCATGGCTGTGTACATTACTGTCCgcccctcctcctgcttcaggGCCAGTTCTCTTGCTACAAAACATGATGGACAACTTCACTAAATAGCCACGAAATGGCTAAGGGGAACAACATAATTTAAGTATATTGCATATGACAAGAATATTGTCAGGTATATACTGTAGACCAGTACCTTCTTGCAAGATATTAAAGAAgatttgtctgtctctgcctaAAGCAGTGAAAGTGACGGACTCCCATGGCGTTCCAGTGTGCAGATCCACCATCTGCTTCTCTCTGGTCCTCTCCACCCTGATCCACTTCCTCCCATACCTGCAGAGCACAATGGTTGACAGTGTCAAAAGTCGTATTGATGACAGAGAGAACAGCATTTGTCAAGCTGATTAATATATGTAGGATTTTATctctatatttttatgtcatgctTCTTAAAAGTATATCCAATGAATTCCTCTGACCAGATGATGTGGTTCCCAGGGCTTGGGTGGAAGTCAAACTGCGTGTGCACCCGTCCACTCTCATGTGCCAGGTAAGAGGTCTCCACGCTCAGGTGCTGAGTGTGCCTGGCGTGCTTGGTGATCCAGCTCAGCAGCCAGTTGTAGCTCTTGTCCCTGCTGGGGACCTCCAGAGTGATCATGTAGTGTCTGCGGAAGAAGATCATCCCCACCTGGGCACCTTTCCTGGCCACTGCCAACGCTGTCCCAACCCCGACCAGTCCGAAGCCAGCCCCAAAGTAGGGGTTATCCTTCAGGCCGTCCAGGAAGTCTGACAGGGGCATGTTGCTGATATCTACACTCCTACACTGGAATCTGACTCTATATCGTTGTTATAACACTTTGTAGGAGCACAGACCTACAGACCAAGTTCAAACTCATTAGCAGATCAGACAGTCGATATAGTTCGGAGATGAATGGTATCTGTCATTGGATGCAGGTAGGCAATTTAATGACAGCTGGTGTTAATTtctaattatttaaaataatgtatatCCCGCTGACCTGTCTTCCTTGTCTTCATCTCATACCGCAAGCCCGTGACCATTGTAGTTCCCAATGTACACAGTTTCGTTGTACACAGCACTGTTCATCCAACAACAATCCCCATGTGTGTAATGTATGGATATCGGTTCGTGCAGAAGTGGGAGCGACCTCTGCTACTCTTCCTGTGTTCGACGAATATCATTCCGACTGTTCGCCAGCCTAGAAACATTAGTTCCGTTTCCCTTCAAATGTTATCTTAACATAATTTTGCCCGCAAGCTAAGTTAATGACAATGTTAGATAAATGTGTTAGTGAATAATGTAGTGTGTGAATTTTGCTGTAAGAACCGCAACAGTTTAAATTAATTGCTTGCAGGAACTGAGACTTGAACATTTAGCGACCAAAATGAAaggaagctaacgttagcttaggCAGCGGTAACGGCGATGTTGTTACTACATAGATACCAGTTTATATTATCATAAAAAAGTAAGTGTAACTTCTGATACTAACACTCTATGTAAAATAATTGTAACAAGCATTAACGGCGGTTTACACGAGCTGAATATGCCAGCCATACCGCGAAACTGATAAACGTTGATGGTCTGGTTTTCAGCTACGAAGCACTGCGTAAACCTGGGCAGTAGGTCGAAATTCTGTTTGTTGTTAGTAACAGAATATATGGAAATGGAGGGAAGCCTGTTTGTGTTACTGTGCTAGATATGTGTTGTTAAATCTGTATAATATTACACGTCATTATTATATGGTTACAATATATTTACAGTCATCACAGGACTGTTGTGCTTTTCCTTTAttatggaacaaaaaaaagttggttAAAATTGGTAATATAGTTACGGCCAACACTCAAACAGTTGAAACCTATGTGAATAATAACTTATTctgtataatgtatatatattgtattgaaCTAGTGCACTCAAAATTTTATTGAATATGAACAAATATGAGCATATATCACAAATGTCTGACATGCcatttttaaagctttgttcaaatgctctgtttttttcagaCACAATGGAGACAGACAAACCTCATCCGTGTGAAAAATGTGGAGAGAGTTTCACAGACAGTGACATGTTTGTGTCTCACCCCTGTTTAAAGAGACTGATTGCTCCATCCAGTAAAGGACAGCTGGGCAACTACAAATGCTCTCAGTGCGATGAGGTCTTTTCCAAGCCAGGTGCTCTGACACACCACTTCAAAACCACTCACAGTGGACACGACCCTGAAGGCCTGCTCCCCTGCACTGACCATCAGGAATGTCAAGCCCACATGACATCCACACATGGTCTGATGGTCTTATTCTTATTCTCCCATGGAGTACTGCTCTGTCGCTCATAATAAGTTGATGTAACATTGAAATGTTGGCATATCTGTTTACAGGGAATGAGACTGCGTCCACAACTGTATGCACTACTGGAGGCCATCAGCCTCAGGTGTCCAGCAGgccaaaaagaaaagtgaaatccAACCCGGTTtatacatcatcatcaccagaaGATGGGCACAAGGAACAGCCTCAGAGGGAAGGGCACAATAGTAAAAGAGTGAGAAAGGCAGTCGATAGCGACACTGCTCCACTAAAATCCAAAGGTAGGTACACCAATCTGCAGAGTATAGAGAAGTGACACCATATGtcagtgacatttaaacacacaagtGGTTTATAAGAACATATCAGTCAGACATACAAACATTATATTGAAGGCGACAGTGAATATCCCATATTAATGATTTTACTCTCAGGGACAACGAGACATATTGTTTAGTGTGCCTatcctgctgtgacatgtcaacATGTCTCCAGCGAAAAAGGCCAGTGGCATTACAGTACAGTAGCTCTTTTGGTTTACTTACAACAGTGTTGACTGAAGAGCCTGACAGCACCAGGAAACACCAGAGgacaaaacactgcaacaaagacaaaatatgctttattatttaaattctaATGTGCAAAATTCATGTCATATGTTCTCGTTCATTAGAGTACCTTGAAGAGGGCGCTGAGCACATCTATCGCACCCACACCTGCCCCACATGTCGACGCTGCTTCAAGATGCGGTCCCACCTGCAGGAGCACCTCCATCTACATTTCCCTGACCCCAATCTCCAGTGTCCCACCTGCAAGCGTTACTTCACCAGCAAGAGCAAGCTACGCATACACAGGCTCCGTGAGGCGGGGGAGAAGCTCCACCGCTGCCACCTGTGTGAATATTCTGCTGTGGAGAGGAACGCAGTCCGTCGGCACCTTGTCAGCATGCATGCCGACGAGGCGGAAGATGGCCTAAACAGTAACAGCTATCCTTGCCCCACCTGTGGTCAAAGCTTTCGCCAAAGCAGGACACTTAAGGCTCACATGAAGATGCACAACATCCCACCGGACAGCAAGCCAGTGGCCTGCTTCCAAGAGGCTTGTTCTTTCCAGAGCTCTTTACGCAAAGAACTTCTCAGACACACTGTTGAAGTTCATGGGATCAAGGCAGTAGAATGTCGCCATCATGCCTGTGGAGccatttttcaaaaagaaaCGGACATGGAGGCTCACTATCGGACACACCTCGCCTACCACTGCTCGCAGTGTGATTTCTCTTGCTCCAATAAAACTGTGTTCCTGCAGCACCAGCGGCACGGTCACCGAGGGGACGACAAGCTCTGCTGTGACTTCTGCTCCTTCGTCACGTTTAACCCCGTGGAGTTTGAGCAGCACATCGGACTTCTGCACGCCAACGAGAAGATCCATCGCTGTTCTCAGTGCAGCTACGTCACCTCACATAAACGGGGCTTGAAGAGACACATGCTGATGCACAGTGGTGAGGATGGAGCCGTTTGATTATTGTAAAgattttttcatcacatttagTTGCTTGGGTAACTGTACTACTACTGTGCTACACATCACATCTcccaatttctttttctttttttttttctttctaaaaggTGAGAAGCCCCACAAGTGCAGCCTGTGTGATTTCAGGTGCAGAGATGAGTCCTACCTCTCTAAACATATGCTCACTCACTCAGACGACAAAAACTTCATGTGCGCTGAATGTGGATACGTCACTAAATGGAAGCACTATCTGAACGTCCACATGAGGAAACATGCTGGAGACCTCAGGTAGATATTTCTGTGTATATTTGTATCTTGTATTTATCACTGCTGTGTACGAACAGATCTGTCagacatgatgatgttttttcaaccATGTCCTGCATATTTCAGTCTAATTCAATTTAGCTGAAAGCCTCTACATGCCCTTGCTACACCCACACAGGTGGTTTCACTTAATTAGATTAGAGCTTTTCTTAGGACTGTGGAAGCGTCTCTTGACTCATTGACGTCTCTCTGACCTTCCTGTTACTTTGGTTCAATCTGTGATGCTATGAACATACTTGGTTTtaactatattataatatacaatatagaGGATGGCGACCCTGTGCATGTTGTGTTCTCTTTAGAGTGTTGTCAGTCCATATCCTTTAAAAGTTAAGAGCACAAACAGCAGGGAAAGAATGTGAAATAACGAAAACAATGGTAGAAAGAGAAACAATTCTATGATGTTGCAGCTTTTTCTGCCTCAACTCATTATTAGCTGTATTAGCTTTTTGTAGACTCCTAGAATATAGTGCAGCTTTCTGTCTACACTATTGTTGTTACTGCTAaacttcctgtctcctctcctagGTATCAGTGTGATCAGTGCCCCTATCGTTGTCACCGCATGGATCAGCTAAATAGCCACAAACTACGACATCAGGCCAAATCACTCATGTGTGAGATCTGCGCTTATGCCTGCAAGCGCAAATATGAGCTTCGCAATCACATGTTGGCCAAACActctggagaggaaaaacagccgTCCGTCTTTAAGTGCAAATACTGCACATACACCACCTGCTACCGACAAGCACTTCAGAACCATGAGAACTGCAAACACACCAAGCTGAAAGAGTTTCGCTGTGCCCTTTGTTTCTATTCGTCGTTCAGTAGCATCAGCCTCTTCCTGCACAAGAGGAAAGCTCACGGGTATGTGCCTGGGGACAAAGCATGGCTGGAGAACTACGCTgcaaaggagaaggagaggaactCAACGGAGGTCTCGCAGGATTTTTACAATAAGCGTTCAACAGCTCCTGAGCTCTCTGATCAATCCACTCAAGGACATCCAGCATCTCAGCAGAGAGAGCAGTCTGGTCTTCCTGGTGCAGGAGATCACAGTGCGAGCAAAGAGACTGTGCCTGGATCACAGACTGTAGATGCCgtaaatgtttttgatgttgtttctgAAGAGGTTGGTCACAGTCCTCCTTCTGTCAACAGTCAAGAGGAGTACTGTACTCTTATTTTGACTACACTATCCACCAATGATTTTCAAACGCCCTCGTTGCAAAATGTGGAGGAAAACTCTCCAAATCCAACTCCAAGGACATCCACCTCTGGTACCTCTAAAGAAAAGGCAGACTCCTCTTCATCTGCAAGTTCGTCAGAGGAAGATAATGTAGCGATGGCCCATGAAGAGTGGGAACTAAGTGACTTAGATGACAGCTATAAGCCTCTGAATAATTCAACCAGTCAACCAGTTGAGCCTGAGAGGCGTCAAACACCTCAGGCTCAGAGTGATGATGAAGCAACCGGCTCAGTTTTGCCACCTGAGCAAAATCAGCCATTAGACTCTGAAGTCCGTCGGAAAGCTATGAAGAAGCACGACAAGGACCAGGCAGACGCCATGCTTTTGGAGGGACGGGTGCAGATGCTCGTGGTGCCGACTAAAGACGCAGTTTATCGCTGTGACAAGTGCTCTTATGTAACCTTCGAGGAGACGGCTTTGAAGCACCACCGCCAGACTCTGTGCCGTGGAAAGATGAAGGAACACAAGTGCCAGGCCTGCGGCGCAAAGTTCAAACAGAGGCGAGGCCTTGATAGTCACCTCGCAAAGAAGTGCCCAGCATTACCCCGAAAAACAAGGACATTTGTAGGAATTTCAAATGTATGTCTCGCTACAGAGGAGAGCTCTAGTCAGGGTAAGGAGGGATCAGAAAAACTGACTGAGGGAAGAAATTCTAATCAGACAGAGTTTCTGTCTTCGCAAAATAAGATTTCCACGGACTCAAATAATCAGGAATTTCATCAGCAAGAAGACGAAGTATGTGCATCTCATTTAACAATCAGCGAAGGCTTTGATGATAATGCCCCTACATCCACTGGAACAGAACATCAGATAAATAAACCTTTGAAAGTGAAGCTTGTGAAGAAACAGTTAGCTTCACGCAACAAAGACAGAGGTTTATCGTTGCAGAAAAAGTCCCTTTACACTAAAAAAGATGGGAAATTTAAATGCAAGTTGTGCAACTTTTCATCAGTCAAGCTTGCAACAGTTGAACGGCACCTCTCAACCTGCCAAAAAAAGTTTGGGAAAAGAGAGAGTCGGATCCTTTCAGAGGATGATGAGTGTGATAATGAggcagtgagagaaaaagaggactCGGTGGATGAGGACAGTGGAAGAACTAAGAAGAAACATCAAGTGTTCTCCTGTCCAAGCTGTGGATTTCAGTCCAATCAGAAGACAGCACTAGACAGCCATAAAAAGAGAGGCTGCATGAAGCCAGATGAAGTCCAGTCATCTGTAGACAGATCTAAAATTTCTTTGACCCGTCACATTCTCtctgttcagaaaa
This genomic interval from Seriola aureovittata isolate HTS-2021-v1 ecotype China chromosome 11, ASM2101889v1, whole genome shotgun sequence contains the following:
- the LOC130177412 gene encoding mitochondrial chaperone BCS1 codes for the protein MPLSDFLDGLKDNPYFGAGFGLVGVGTALAVARKGAQVGMIFFRRHYMITLEVPSRDKSYNWLLSWITKHARHTQHLSVETSYLAHESGRVHTQFDFHPSPGNHIIWYGRKWIRVERTREKQMVDLHTGTPWESVTFTALGRDRQIFFNILQEARELALKQEEGRTVMYTAMGAEWRPFGFPRRRRPLSSVVLESGLAERIVDDVKDFIGNPKWYTDRGIPYRRGYLLYGPPGCGKSSFITALAGELGYSICLMSLSDRTLSDDRLNHLLSVAPQQSIILLEDVDAAFVSRDLLPTENPLAYQGMGRLTFSGLLNSLDGVASSEARIVFMTTNFIDRLDAALIRPGRVDLKQYIGHCTHWQLTQMFWRFYPEEPASEGERFAERALAAHSEISAAQVQGHFLLHKMDPAGSIDNVAQIKG
- the znf142 gene encoding zinc finger protein 142 translates to METDKPHPCEKCGESFTDSDMFVSHPCLKRLIAPSSKGQLGNYKCSQCDEVFSKPGALTHHFKTTHSGHDPEGLLPCTDHQECQAHMTSTHGNETASTTVCTTGGHQPQVSSRPKRKVKSNPVYTSSSPEDGHKEQPQREGHNSKRVRKAVDSDTAPLKSKEYLEEGAEHIYRTHTCPTCRRCFKMRSHLQEHLHLHFPDPNLQCPTCKRYFTSKSKLRIHRLREAGEKLHRCHLCEYSAVERNAVRRHLVSMHADEAEDGLNSNSYPCPTCGQSFRQSRTLKAHMKMHNIPPDSKPVACFQEACSFQSSLRKELLRHTVEVHGIKAVECRHHACGAIFQKETDMEAHYRTHLAYHCSQCDFSCSNKTVFLQHQRHGHRGDDKLCCDFCSFVTFNPVEFEQHIGLLHANEKIHRCSQCSYVTSHKRGLKRHMLMHSGEKPHKCSLCDFRCRDESYLSKHMLTHSDDKNFMCAECGYVTKWKHYLNVHMRKHAGDLRYQCDQCPYRCHRMDQLNSHKLRHQAKSLMCEICAYACKRKYELRNHMLAKHSGEEKQPSVFKCKYCTYTTCYRQALQNHENCKHTKLKEFRCALCFYSSFSSISLFLHKRKAHGYVPGDKAWLENYAAKEKERNSTEVSQDFYNKRSTAPELSDQSTQGHPASQQREQSGLPGAGDHSASKETVPGSQTVDAVNVFDVVSEEVGHSPPSVNSQEEYCTLILTTLSTNDFQTPSLQNVEENSPNPTPRTSTSGTSKEKADSSSSASSSEEDNVAMAHEEWELSDLDDSYKPLNNSTSQPVEPERRQTPQAQSDDEATGSVLPPEQNQPLDSEVRRKAMKKHDKDQADAMLLEGRVQMLVVPTKDAVYRCDKCSYVTFEETALKHHRQTLCRGKMKEHKCQACGAKFKQRRGLDSHLAKKCPALPRKTRTFVGISNVCLATEESSSQGKEGSEKLTEGRNSNQTEFLSSQNKISTDSNNQEFHQQEDEVCASHLTISEGFDDNAPTSTGTEHQINKPLKVKLVKKQLASRNKDRGLSLQKKSLYTKKDGKFKCKLCNFSSVKLATVERHLSTCQKKFGKRESRILSEDDECDNEAVREKEDSVDEDSGRTKKKHQVFSCPSCGFQSNQKTALDSHKKRGCMKPDEVQSSVDRSKISLTRHILSVQKKKKFNVVKPKHLHCQHCAFTCKQQRCMTQHVALKHNGVRPHRCRYCPFATTRRYRLEEHESLHTGLGRHKCDVCDKTFGAVTKLRQHKMRIHDKQPTHFCSLCDFCGYTLDDVRRHNLRCHTGELEHACTHCDAPFSSEIALRNHCKRKHHLQVCFSCKQCDYTCSSEVTLKAHQQSKHRQVKCATCQESFETKESLEVHQRTHLAHPCQLCCFAAKTRQLLAQHLLNEHEEGPLEDKPLNCSICQFACRHQLVLEQHLRSHGGKRLYKCTDCEYSTRNKQKITWHIRIHTGEKPYSCEQCSYTCTDPSRLKLHMRVHQEEKKYLCPECGYKCKWATQLKYHMTKHTGEKPYACDECDYRTNRADTLRVHRDTQHCDMRPYVCEKCGKAFKTSFILKTHQRQHSDDRPYTCGLCNKAFRWPAGLRHHYLSHTRQQPFCCRHCSYRAKQKFQVVKHLHRHHPEVSVEQGVVRDSEAVGLTLKEALQGTLDERAAEVEEEGKATKVAEGVVEEDEQREEDSETRQ